In one Actinomyces trachealis genomic region, the following are encoded:
- a CDS encoding DNA-directed RNA polymerase subunit alpha, with amino-acid sequence MLIAQRPTLTEEVVEEDRRSRFIVEPLEPGFGYTLGNSLRRTLLSSIPGAAVTSIRIEGVPHEFRTIAGVKEDVSQIILNIKEIVLSSENDEPVVMYLRKSGPAVVTAGDITPPAGVEIHNPDLVIATLNEKGKLEIELTVERGRGYVSASQNKDPDAEISRIPVDSIYSPVKKVSYAVEATRVEQRTDFDRLIVDIETKSSLTPRDALASAGKTLVELFGLARELNVEAEGIEVGPSPMDQALQQDLALMIDELDLQARSSNALKREGIHTVGELVARSEADLLDIRNFGAKSISEIKEKLATLGLSLKGSPIDYIAEDAYTNPTFSDEQA; translated from the coding sequence GTGCTGATCGCACAGCGACCCACTCTCACCGAGGAAGTCGTCGAAGAGGACCGCCGCTCACGGTTCATCGTCGAGCCTCTAGAACCCGGCTTCGGCTACACCCTTGGCAACTCCCTGCGCCGCACCCTGCTCTCCTCAATCCCCGGTGCCGCCGTCACCTCGATCAGGATTGAGGGCGTGCCCCACGAGTTCCGCACCATCGCGGGAGTCAAGGAGGACGTCTCCCAGATCATCCTGAACATCAAGGAGATCGTGCTGTCTTCTGAGAACGACGAGCCGGTGGTCATGTACCTGCGCAAGTCCGGCCCCGCCGTCGTCACCGCCGGTGACATCACCCCCCCAGCGGGCGTGGAGATCCACAACCCCGACCTGGTGATCGCCACCCTCAACGAGAAAGGCAAACTGGAGATCGAGCTGACCGTGGAACGGGGCCGCGGCTACGTCTCCGCCAGCCAGAACAAAGACCCCGACGCGGAGATCTCCCGGATCCCCGTGGACTCGATCTACTCGCCGGTCAAAAAAGTCTCCTACGCAGTGGAGGCTACCCGTGTGGAGCAGCGCACAGACTTCGACCGCCTGATCGTAGACATCGAGACCAAGTCCTCCCTGACCCCACGGGACGCGCTCGCCTCCGCAGGCAAGACCCTGGTTGAGCTATTCGGCCTGGCCCGCGAACTCAACGTGGAGGCCGAAGGTATTGAGGTCGGCCCCTCGCCGATGGACCAAGCCCTTCAGCAGGACCTAGCTCTCATGATCGACGAGCTCGATCTACAGGCCCGTTCCTCCAACGCCCTCAAACGCGAGGGCATCCACACCGTTGGAGAACTGGTCGCCCGTTCTGAGGCTGACCTGCTCGACATCCGAAACTTCGGAGCCAAATCAATCTCCGAAATCAAGGAGAAACTGGCAACCTTGGGCCTGTCCCTCAAGGGCTCGCCGATCGACTACATCGCAGAAGACGCTTACACAAACCCCACCTTCAGCGACGAACAGGCCTGA
- the rpsK gene encoding 30S ribosomal protein S11 has translation MPPKTRTAVRKPRRKDRKNVTHGHAYIKSTFNNTIVSLTDPTGAVISWASSGQVGFKGSRKSTPYAAQLAAEAAARRAQEHGMKKVDVFVKGPGPGRETAIRSLQAAGLEVGSIADVTPQAHNGCRPTKRRHV, from the coding sequence ATGCCTCCCAAGACCCGCACCGCCGTGCGCAAGCCGCGTCGCAAAGACCGGAAGAACGTCACCCACGGCCACGCCTACATCAAATCCACCTTCAACAACACCATTGTGTCCCTCACGGACCCGACCGGTGCCGTCATCTCCTGGGCCTCCTCCGGCCAGGTCGGCTTCAAGGGCTCCCGCAAGTCCACCCCCTACGCCGCCCAGCTCGCCGCTGAGGCCGCCGCCCGCCGCGCCCAGGAACACGGCATGAAGAAGGTCGACGTCTTCGTCAAGGGCCCCGGACCAGGCCGTGAGACCGCAATCCGCTCCCTGCAGGCCGCTGGCCTCGAAGTGGGCTCCATCGCGGACGTCACCCCCCAGGCGCACAACGGCTGCCGCCCCACCAAGCGTCGCCACGTCTGA
- a CDS encoding adenylate kinase, producing the protein MSARMVLLGPPGAGKGTQAARIAEWLAIPAISTGDIFRANVAGATPLGVEAKTYMDKGEYVPDSVTNAMVKDRIAQGDAAVGFLLDGYPRTAAQAHALDKMLSESGLALDVVLAITADAEAVVKRLLKRATEQNRADDTEPVIRHRLEVYTEQTKPLAAIYEAKGLLVRVDGMGDIDEVTERIMKALADAGVRA; encoded by the coding sequence ATGAGCGCACGCATGGTTTTGCTGGGCCCCCCCGGGGCAGGTAAGGGCACTCAGGCAGCCCGCATCGCGGAGTGGCTGGCCATTCCCGCCATCTCCACCGGGGACATCTTCCGCGCGAATGTCGCGGGTGCAACCCCGCTGGGTGTGGAGGCCAAGACCTACATGGATAAGGGCGAGTACGTACCGGACTCTGTCACCAATGCGATGGTTAAGGACCGCATCGCGCAGGGCGACGCCGCAGTCGGCTTCCTGCTGGATGGTTACCCCCGTACCGCAGCACAAGCCCACGCACTCGACAAGATGCTCTCCGAGTCTGGCCTGGCCCTGGACGTGGTCCTGGCGATCACTGCGGACGCTGAGGCTGTGGTCAAGCGCCTCTTGAAGCGTGCCACCGAGCAGAACCGCGCCGATGACACTGAGCCGGTCATCCGCCACCGCCTAGAGGTTTACACGGAGCAAACTAAACCGCTGGCCGCCATCTACGAGGCTAAGGGCCTGCTGGTCCGGGTGGATGGCATGGGTGACATTGACGAGGTCACTGAACGCATCATGAAGGCCCTCGCCGACGCCGGGGTCCGCGCCTGA
- the infA gene encoding translation initiation factor IF-1 encodes MAKKDGVIEVEGSVVEALPNAMFRVELSNGHVVLAHISGKMRQHYIRILPEDRVVVELSPYDLTRGRIVYRYK; translated from the coding sequence ATGGCGAAAAAGGACGGCGTCATCGAGGTCGAAGGATCGGTCGTCGAGGCCCTCCCAAACGCGATGTTCCGGGTAGAGCTGAGCAACGGGCACGTAGTGCTCGCGCACATCTCCGGGAAGATGCGGCAGCATTACATCCGCATCCTCCCCGAGGACCGCGTGGTCGTGGAGCTAAGCCCCTACGACCTCACCCGTGGTCGCATCGTCTACCGGTACAAGTGA
- the rpsM gene encoding 30S ribosomal protein S13, with the protein MARISGVDLPREKRVEVALTYIFGIGRTRADETLKATGVNPDTRVKDLNEDELVKLRTHIDANYQVEGDLRREVQADIRRKVEIGCYQGLRHRRHLPVHGQRTKTNARTRKGPKRTVAGKKKAK; encoded by the coding sequence GTGGCACGCATTTCCGGCGTAGACCTCCCCCGCGAGAAGCGGGTAGAGGTTGCGCTCACCTACATCTTCGGTATCGGCCGTACCCGCGCGGACGAGACCCTCAAGGCGACGGGCGTCAACCCTGACACCCGCGTCAAGGACCTCAACGAGGACGAGCTCGTCAAGCTCCGCACCCACATCGACGCCAACTACCAGGTCGAGGGTGACCTCCGCCGTGAAGTCCAGGCTGACATCCGCCGCAAGGTTGAGATCGGCTGCTACCAGGGCCTACGCCACCGCCGCCACCTCCCGGTACACGGACAGCGCACCAAGACCAACGCGCGTACCCGCAAGGGCCCCAAACGCACCGTGGCCGGCAAGAAGAAGGCCAAGTAA
- the secY gene encoding preprotein translocase subunit SecY, whose amino-acid sequence MLSAFVQAFKTPDLRKKLLFTLGIMALFRLGSVVPTPGVSLKNVNTCVGQAEDAGLVNLINIFSGGALLQLSVFALGIMPYITASIIIQLLRVVIPHFEELHKEGQSGNAKLTEYTRYLTIGLGLLQSSTIVATATSSGPNSLFGGCDVRVVPNATPVTMILMIITMTAGTGLIMWLGELITEHGIGNGMSLLIFTSIIAKFPSNMISIAGGNGGVSKFLIVVAVVLVATLAVVYVEQATRRIPVQYAKRMIGRRQYGGSTTYIPIKINTAGVIPVIFASSILAMPQLVTQFVDGDHGWKTWIANNLGQTDTVYLVAYALLILFFAFFYTAITFDPEEIADNMKKYGGFIPGIRAGEPTVRYLSYVINRVTAAGSLYLVILAMVPTMAVIWLGLSQALPFGGTTILIMVGVGLQTVKEINSQLQQRHYEGFLS is encoded by the coding sequence GTGCTCAGCGCTTTCGTTCAGGCGTTCAAAACGCCCGACCTGAGGAAGAAGCTCCTCTTCACCCTTGGCATCATGGCGTTGTTCCGCCTCGGCTCAGTCGTCCCCACGCCGGGCGTCTCCCTGAAGAATGTGAACACTTGCGTGGGTCAGGCTGAGGACGCCGGGCTGGTAAACCTCATCAACATCTTCTCCGGTGGCGCGCTACTCCAGCTGAGCGTCTTTGCGTTGGGCATCATGCCCTACATCACTGCCTCCATCATCATCCAGCTCCTGCGCGTGGTAATCCCCCACTTTGAGGAGTTGCATAAGGAGGGGCAGTCCGGCAACGCCAAGCTGACCGAGTACACGCGCTACCTGACAATCGGCCTGGGCTTGCTGCAGTCCTCTACCATCGTGGCGACCGCTACCAGCAGCGGCCCCAACAGCCTGTTCGGCGGTTGCGACGTTCGCGTCGTGCCCAACGCAACCCCCGTGACCATGATCCTGATGATCATCACCATGACTGCGGGCACCGGCCTGATCATGTGGCTGGGTGAGTTGATCACCGAGCACGGCATCGGCAACGGCATGTCCCTGCTGATCTTCACCTCCATCATCGCGAAGTTCCCCTCCAACATGATCTCGATCGCTGGAGGTAACGGCGGTGTATCCAAGTTCCTGATCGTCGTGGCTGTGGTGCTGGTGGCAACGCTCGCCGTCGTCTACGTGGAGCAGGCCACCCGCCGCATCCCCGTGCAGTACGCCAAGCGCATGATTGGGCGCCGCCAGTACGGCGGATCTACCACCTACATCCCCATCAAGATCAACACCGCCGGTGTTATCCCCGTCATCTTCGCCTCCTCCATCCTGGCTATGCCACAGCTGGTAACGCAGTTCGTGGACGGTGACCACGGTTGGAAGACCTGGATCGCCAACAACCTTGGCCAGACGGACACCGTCTACCTGGTGGCCTACGCGCTCTTGATCCTCTTCTTCGCCTTCTTCTACACGGCCATCACCTTTGACCCTGAGGAGATCGCTGACAACATGAAGAAGTACGGCGGTTTTATTCCCGGCATTCGCGCTGGCGAGCCCACCGTCCGTTACCTCAGCTACGTCATCAACCGCGTGACCGCCGCAGGCTCCCTCTACCTGGTGATCCTGGCCATGGTCCCGACCATGGCTGTTATCTGGCTTGGCTTGTCCCAGGCGCTGCCCTTCGGTGGTACGACTATCCTGATCATGGTTGGCGTCGGCTTGCAGACCGTCAAGGAGATCAACTCCCAGCTGCAGCAGCGTCACTACGAAGGATTCCTCTCATGA
- the map gene encoding type I methionyl aminopeptidase encodes MLGREQIQIKTPEQVRKMRKAGLVVADIHKALREAVAAGVTTAELDAVSAATIEAAGARSNFLGYYDYPATVCVSVNEEVVHGIPGPRVLQDGDLVTFDCGAYLTDPDGTQWHGDAAFTTVVGGHYTSDSDRVLDTATRAALWDAIAAIARAVSGEAKGRAACLNVVGDAVEERVARVAEEEGLELGILEDYVGHGIGTAMHMAPDVFNYSIKRKGPRLRPGMVLAVEPMLTAGSGKVRELSDGWTVVTEDGSRAAQWEHTVAIVPGGVWVLTAPDGGVEGLAPYGIEPKPL; translated from the coding sequence GTGCTGGGACGTGAGCAGATCCAGATCAAGACGCCGGAGCAGGTGCGCAAGATGCGCAAGGCTGGGCTCGTCGTCGCCGATATTCACAAGGCCCTGCGTGAGGCTGTGGCCGCAGGAGTGACTACGGCGGAACTCGACGCCGTCAGTGCTGCCACGATCGAGGCCGCTGGTGCCCGCTCTAACTTCCTGGGCTATTACGACTATCCGGCGACCGTTTGTGTCTCGGTCAACGAGGAGGTGGTCCACGGCATTCCCGGGCCGCGAGTACTCCAGGACGGGGACCTAGTGACCTTCGACTGCGGCGCCTACCTGACCGACCCAGATGGCACCCAGTGGCACGGCGACGCCGCCTTCACCACCGTGGTGGGCGGCCACTACACCAGCGACTCAGACCGGGTCCTGGACACCGCCACCCGTGCGGCGCTGTGGGATGCGATTGCCGCAATCGCCCGCGCCGTGAGCGGGGAGGCCAAGGGGCGCGCCGCCTGCCTCAATGTGGTTGGCGACGCCGTCGAGGAACGAGTGGCCCGGGTGGCCGAAGAGGAGGGCTTGGAACTCGGCATCCTGGAGGACTATGTGGGGCATGGCATCGGTACCGCCATGCACATGGCGCCGGATGTGTTCAACTACTCGATCAAGCGCAAGGGCCCCAGGCTGCGCCCAGGTATGGTGCTGGCGGTGGAGCCAATGCTCACTGCTGGCTCCGGGAAGGTCCGCGAGCTTTCAGACGGCTGGACTGTGGTGACTGAGGACGGTTCGCGTGCTGCCCAGTGGGAGCACACTGTGGCGATCGTCCCCGGGGGAGTGTGGGTGCTCACAGCTCCCGACGGCGGGGTGGAGGGCCTGGCCCCCTACGGGATTGAGCCCAAGCCACTGTGA
- the rpmJ gene encoding 50S ribosomal protein L36: protein MKVKPSVKKICDNCKVIRRHNRVMVICENPRHKQRQG, encoded by the coding sequence ATGAAAGTCAAGCCGAGCGTCAAGAAGATCTGTGACAACTGCAAGGTGATTCGTCGCCACAACCGTGTCATGGTCATCTGCGAGAACCCGCGGCACAAGCAGCGCCAGGGCTGA
- a CDS encoding signal peptidase I, with translation MPALAGDEERLLPHHWPGPRLSESASKHRLRSAARRSGLGSTHRNQGTRANRRHEAPVHSGVQDSPAAPRSSSASRSPANHATEGPRWRRVVPLPGRLEPRRRLPRPKSTGPLALLVSAIEILLGITVIAVIGVVSIVPAFMGWVPLTVLTGSMSPDIPPGSLIAVRSVSMEEASHLPLGTVVTYLPKADSDVLVTHRIVGIQAVEDGTSSYRIQGDANGAPDPGWVKPKQIRGVLRYHVPVLGRMLVLVDPSTKSAWRVVVAVGLALYSIWEGVGIPIERRRLKRRAEEKARRAELAAKQEAQHEQEPASIEPAPADTKVDAPTTPSLTGPALATPAITSSVAVLRSSTRAEWQRPFSTAELRWRPVAQPMEPVRRNSLKQAAARKAEMTAAHVAGTTS, from the coding sequence ATGCCTGCATTAGCAGGTGATGAGGAGCGCCTCCTGCCCCATCACTGGCCCGGACCTCGCTTGTCTGAAAGTGCATCAAAGCACCGATTGCGCAGTGCAGCGAGGCGGAGTGGGTTAGGCTCCACCCATCGCAACCAAGGCACGCGCGCCAACCGCAGGCACGAGGCACCAGTCCACAGCGGCGTACAGGACAGCCCGGCGGCTCCGCGCAGCAGCTCTGCCTCGCGCAGCCCAGCCAACCACGCCACAGAAGGACCACGATGGCGCAGGGTGGTGCCCTTGCCAGGGCGGCTTGAACCTCGCCGTCGTCTACCCCGGCCTAAGTCAACGGGACCGCTGGCGCTCCTAGTCTCTGCAATTGAGATCCTGTTGGGGATAACAGTGATCGCGGTGATTGGGGTGGTTTCTATAGTGCCAGCATTTATGGGCTGGGTGCCTTTAACCGTCCTTACCGGCTCCATGAGTCCCGATATCCCCCCGGGTTCCCTGATCGCGGTTAGGTCAGTGAGTATGGAGGAGGCGAGCCATCTGCCGCTTGGCACCGTAGTGACATACTTACCCAAGGCTGATTCTGACGTTTTGGTCACCCACCGCATCGTGGGTATTCAGGCTGTTGAGGATGGCACCTCCAGTTACCGTATTCAGGGTGATGCCAACGGGGCGCCGGACCCCGGGTGGGTCAAGCCCAAACAGATCAGGGGGGTCCTGCGGTATCACGTGCCCGTGCTCGGCCGGATGCTGGTTCTGGTAGACCCTTCAACAAAGTCCGCTTGGCGGGTCGTTGTGGCTGTCGGTCTGGCGCTCTACTCCATTTGGGAAGGTGTAGGCATCCCCATCGAACGCCGTCGTCTGAAACGAAGGGCCGAGGAGAAGGCTCGCAGGGCTGAACTCGCAGCCAAGCAGGAGGCGCAGCACGAACAGGAACCAGCCTCCATTGAGCCAGCTCCGGCAGATACAAAGGTGGACGCTCCGACTACACCAAGCCTCACCGGACCCGCCCTGGCTACACCTGCCATAACCTCTTCCGTCGCAGTGCTCCGGTCTTCAACACGAGCAGAGTGGCAGCGCCCCTTCAGTACCGCAGAGCTGCGGTGGCGGCCAGTAGCCCAGCCTATGGAACCGGTCAGGCGAAATTCGCTCAAACAGGCAGCCGCGCGCAAGGCAGAGATGACAGCCGCTCATGTGGCGGGAACCACCAGCTGA
- the rplQ gene encoding 50S ribosomal protein L17 has product MPRPTKGPRLGGSAQHERHLLANLARQLFLHESITTTEARARRLRPYAEKLISKGKRGDLHARRTVLKKITDKEAVYRLFEVIAPKLEGREGGYTRIIKTTPRKGDNAPMAIISLVTEPVAKKEVVNDAVATAKKAAAKATEKATEKAAAKAEPKEYKGAVRVADGAAEAPDADHLIKGNEDSMKYHVPGSRWYDATVAEVWFATAEDAVAAGFEPAGGAAAQKIAE; this is encoded by the coding sequence ATGCCTCGTCCCACCAAGGGCCCCCGCCTGGGCGGCTCCGCCCAGCACGAGCGCCACCTGCTCGCCAACCTGGCCCGTCAGCTGTTCCTGCACGAGTCCATCACCACCACGGAGGCCCGGGCCCGCCGTCTGCGCCCCTACGCGGAGAAACTCATCTCCAAGGGCAAGCGCGGCGACCTGCACGCCCGCCGTACCGTGCTCAAGAAGATCACCGACAAAGAGGCCGTCTACCGCCTCTTCGAGGTGATCGCCCCCAAGCTTGAGGGCCGCGAGGGTGGCTACACCCGCATCATTAAAACCACCCCCCGCAAGGGTGACAACGCGCCCATGGCCATCATCTCCCTGGTCACCGAGCCGGTAGCCAAGAAGGAGGTCGTGAACGACGCCGTGGCCACCGCCAAGAAAGCCGCCGCCAAGGCCACTGAGAAGGCCACTGAGAAGGCTGCCGCCAAGGCCGAGCCCAAGGAGTACAAGGGTGCGGTGCGCGTCGCCGATGGTGCCGCTGAAGCCCCCGACGCCGACCACCTCATCAAGGGCAACGAGGACTCCATGAAGTACCACGTGCCCGGCTCCCGCTGGTACGACGCCACGGTCGCCGAAGTCTGGTTTGCCACCGCTGAGGACGCCGTCGCCGCTGGCTTCGAGCCCGCCGGTGGCGCCGCCGCCCAGAAGATCGCTGAGTGA
- a CDS encoding tRNA pseudouridine synthase A gives MSQNAPITTPVPALRTTESGPATGQETVRLRLDLAYDGGGFSGWAAQPGLRTVEGELTAALETVLRVPVKLTVAGRTDAGVHAAAQVAHLDLPAAAWTAVPGRSDRPPEQALVTRLTGVLAHRAQQNGPTGMPRGASDVVVHRASVAALGFDARFSATQRRYTYRICDDPALRDPTQRHRVLWVDGPLNLEAMRASASALLGEHDFLSYCKPREGATTIRTLRRLQWRRVGKNSETKTSTCADAGLVTLSVVADAFCHSMVRSLVGAGLAVGQGHKPASWPGELLAAHSRQNAAPVAPPHGLTLEAVSYPPEEELAAQAARARVLRTNC, from the coding sequence ATGTCCCAGAACGCGCCCATCACCACCCCAGTACCGGCCTTGCGCACCACGGAGAGCGGGCCTGCTACCGGGCAAGAGACTGTGCGCCTGCGCCTAGACCTGGCCTACGACGGTGGGGGCTTCTCTGGCTGGGCGGCGCAGCCAGGCCTACGCACCGTAGAAGGCGAGCTAACCGCCGCCCTGGAGACGGTGCTGCGTGTGCCCGTCAAGCTGACGGTCGCCGGACGCACCGACGCCGGAGTACATGCCGCCGCCCAGGTCGCCCACCTGGACCTGCCAGCCGCCGCCTGGACTGCCGTACCCGGTCGCTCAGACCGGCCCCCCGAGCAGGCACTAGTCACCCGACTCACCGGCGTTCTGGCGCACCGTGCGCAACAGAACGGCCCAACCGGAATGCCACGAGGTGCCAGCGACGTCGTCGTGCACCGCGCCAGCGTGGCTGCACTCGGATTCGACGCGCGCTTCAGTGCCACACAGCGGCGCTACACCTACCGCATCTGTGACGATCCCGCACTCCGTGACCCCACACAACGCCACCGTGTCCTGTGGGTAGACGGGCCCCTGAACCTGGAGGCCATGCGCGCCAGCGCCAGCGCCCTGCTGGGGGAGCACGACTTCCTCTCCTACTGCAAACCCCGCGAGGGGGCCACCACGATCCGCACCCTGAGGCGCTTGCAGTGGCGGCGCGTGGGGAAGAACAGCGAAACCAAGACCAGCACGTGTGCCGACGCCGGGCTGGTGACGCTGAGCGTCGTCGCCGACGCCTTCTGCCACTCCATGGTCCGCTCCCTCGTTGGGGCTGGGCTGGCCGTGGGACAAGGACACAAACCAGCCAGCTGGCCCGGAGAGCTGCTGGCAGCCCACAGCCGCCAAAACGCCGCCCCGGTGGCCCCACCCCACGGCCTGACCCTGGAGGCGGTCAGCTACCCGCCCGAGGAGGAGCTAGCAGCCCAGGCCGCCCGGGCACGAGTGCTGCGCACAAACTGCTGA
- the rpsI gene encoding 30S ribosomal protein S9, producing the protein MAETTVDIDALDEENAPSSYTTETDAAREGRGQSITAPGAGLGRRKEAVARVRLLPGTGKWTLNGRTLEDYFPNKLHQQLVRAPFTLLDLEGRFDVVARINGGGISGQAGALRLGIARALNEIDREANRPALKKAGFLTRDARTVERKKAGLHKARRAPQYSKR; encoded by the coding sequence GTGGCTGAGACCACTGTCGACATCGACGCGCTGGACGAGGAGAACGCCCCCTCCAGCTACACCACCGAGACCGACGCCGCCCGTGAGGGTCGCGGCCAGTCCATCACCGCCCCAGGCGCTGGCCTGGGCCGCCGCAAGGAGGCCGTCGCTCGCGTCCGCCTCCTGCCCGGCACCGGCAAATGGACCCTGAATGGCCGCACCCTGGAGGACTACTTCCCCAACAAGCTGCACCAGCAGCTCGTGCGTGCGCCCTTCACCCTGCTTGACCTCGAAGGCCGCTTCGACGTCGTCGCCCGCATCAACGGCGGCGGCATCTCCGGCCAGGCTGGCGCCCTGCGCCTGGGCATCGCCCGCGCCCTGAACGAGATCGACCGCGAAGCGAACCGCCCTGCCCTGAAGAAGGCCGGCTTCCTGACCCGTGACGCCCGTACTGTCGAGCGCAAGAAGGCCGGTCTGCACAAGGCCCGCCGCGCCCCGCAGTACTCCAAGCGCTGA
- a CDS encoding ROK family protein: MSNLTTLSVDCGGGGIKASVLDGTGSIISDAVRTPTPYPLPPELLAETIVALAARLPRADRATVGMPGMIRHGVVVATPHYITKDGPRSRVLPELERAWRRFDMGSALRGALELPVLVLNDAEVAGAGVVTGQGHEMIVTLGTGLGNALFDNGVLAPHVEISQGPIRWGLTYDDYIGEHERLRLGDAHWSRRVRRVVDSLRPMYLWDRLYLGGGNSRRIAATQLALLGNDVVVVPNEAGMTGGARCWDMARP, translated from the coding sequence GTGAGCAATCTGACCACCTTGTCCGTCGACTGTGGTGGCGGCGGTATCAAGGCTTCTGTCCTGGACGGCACTGGCAGCATCATCTCCGACGCTGTCCGCACCCCCACCCCTTACCCGCTGCCCCCGGAGTTGTTGGCGGAGACCATTGTGGCGCTGGCGGCCAGGCTCCCCCGCGCCGACCGGGCGACGGTGGGGATGCCTGGCATGATCCGCCACGGCGTGGTCGTGGCCACCCCCCACTACATCACTAAGGACGGCCCTCGCTCCCGGGTTTTACCTGAGCTGGAGCGGGCTTGGCGGCGTTTCGATATGGGATCGGCGCTGCGCGGGGCCCTGGAGTTGCCGGTGCTGGTGCTTAATGACGCCGAGGTGGCCGGGGCGGGCGTGGTCACCGGTCAGGGCCATGAGATGATCGTGACCCTGGGCACTGGTCTGGGCAACGCCTTATTTGACAACGGGGTGCTTGCCCCCCACGTGGAGATCTCCCAGGGGCCGATCCGCTGGGGCTTGACCTACGACGATTACATTGGCGAGCACGAGCGGCTGCGGTTGGGGGACGCCCACTGGTCGCGCCGGGTGCGGCGGGTGGTGGATTCGCTGCGGCCCATGTACCTGTGGGACCGCCTGTACTTGGGTGGGGGAAACTCCCGCAGGATTGCGGCCACCCAGCTGGCGCTGCTGGGCAATGATGTTGTGGTGGTTCCCAACGAGGCTGGGATGACCGGTGGGGCTCGCTGCTGGGACATGGCCCGCCCCTAA
- the rplM gene encoding 50S ribosomal protein L13: MRTYSPKPGDVEKNWYVIDATDVVLGRLAAQAATLLRGKHKPQFAPNADCGDYVIIINADKVVLTNGKADKKFAYRHSGHPGGLTAVPYRELLAKRPERAVEKAVKGMVPHTKLGRAQLKKLKVYAGAEHPHASQNPQAFEITQVAQ, from the coding sequence GTGCGCACGTATTCACCGAAGCCCGGCGACGTCGAGAAGAACTGGTACGTCATCGACGCCACCGACGTCGTTCTCGGCCGTCTAGCGGCCCAGGCTGCGACCCTGCTCCGTGGGAAGCACAAGCCCCAGTTCGCGCCCAACGCGGACTGCGGCGACTACGTCATCATCATCAACGCTGACAAGGTCGTCCTCACCAATGGCAAGGCTGACAAGAAGTTCGCCTACCGCCATTCCGGCCACCCCGGTGGCCTGACGGCGGTCCCCTACCGTGAGCTGCTCGCCAAGCGCCCCGAGCGCGCCGTGGAGAAGGCCGTCAAGGGCATGGTGCCCCACACCAAGCTCGGCCGCGCCCAGCTTAAGAAGCTGAAGGTTTACGCGGGCGCCGAGCACCCACACGCCTCCCAAAACCCGCAGGCTTTCGAGATCACCCAGGTCGCCCAGTAA
- a CDS encoding alternate-type signal peptide domain-containing protein, translated as MSRTSRALIAGGAALALLAGSGATFARWYDEKPLSTGKVTTGSLRILPSTEPDVWLINKQTEGTDDDASVAFNPATDKLVPGDVVTLTKHVKVEIVGKNLVATFAAINPTGELPNGLTADYETECADAANISYLTEAQNGKDCTVKATFVYPKGGKDKTGGDNDGSALGENLPGGTVHGTGWHNEQAGEYGVAISLADIKLVLEQHDRPGDPIPAP; from the coding sequence ATGTCCCGCACTTCCCGCGCTCTGATCGCCGGTGGCGCCGCTTTGGCGCTCCTGGCCGGTTCCGGAGCCACCTTTGCCCGCTGGTACGACGAGAAGCCGCTCAGCACCGGCAAAGTCACCACCGGTAGCCTGCGCATCCTGCCATCCACGGAGCCCGATGTCTGGCTGATCAATAAGCAGACCGAGGGTACTGACGACGATGCCTCGGTTGCTTTCAACCCCGCTACGGACAAGCTGGTCCCGGGGGACGTCGTGACCTTAACTAAGCACGTCAAGGTGGAGATCGTTGGCAAGAACCTGGTGGCCACCTTCGCCGCCATTAACCCCACCGGTGAGCTGCCCAACGGCCTGACTGCCGACTACGAGACCGAGTGTGCGGACGCCGCCAACATCTCCTACCTGACTGAGGCGCAGAACGGCAAGGATTGCACTGTCAAGGCCACCTTCGTCTACCCTAAGGGGGGCAAGGACAAGACCGGCGGCGACAATGACGGCTCGGCGCTGGGGGAGAACCTCCCCGGTGGGACTGTCCACGGTACGGGCTGGCACAATGAGCAGGCTGGCGAGTACGGTGTTGCTATCAGCCTGGCGGACATCAAGCTGGTTCTCGAGCAGCACGACCGGCCCGGTGATCCGATTCCCGCTCCCTGA